One genomic region from Clostridia bacterium encodes:
- a CDS encoding LCP family protein: MKLRSFVLVNCIVLFIILLIDGIWLLKIEGINSIPKSHSDSKGNEFLLNNTRKDRGKPVNIVMIGLDDEEVRSDVILLLNYSPKSGILNILSITRDTRVRFKGKDVKFNSLIGIKGEDLVIEKLEELTGLPIQYYVTLNFKGFRNIIDTLDGVEIDVPFNMDYDDAEQNLHIHLKKGKQLLDGKKAEQYVRYRKGNRTREGYAFGDLGRIKAQQQFIRAIVEQKLKIKYLSKADEIFFILKSHMTTNIEIGDINFYLDDIMEKKVQRIEAYSLPGHSSYIKNIWYFIHDERETRKLINEKFLK, encoded by the coding sequence ATGAAGCTGCGCAGTTTTGTTTTGGTAAACTGTATAGTTCTTTTCATTATCCTCCTTATAGACGGAATATGGCTATTGAAAATTGAGGGCATCAATTCGATTCCAAAATCCCATAGCGACTCCAAAGGAAATGAATTTTTACTTAATAATACCCGGAAAGACAGGGGAAAGCCTGTTAATATTGTTATGATAGGGCTTGATGACGAAGAGGTGAGGTCTGACGTAATACTACTGCTAAACTACAGTCCTAAATCAGGCATTCTAAATATCTTATCAATTACAAGGGATACAAGGGTGAGGTTTAAAGGTAAAGATGTCAAATTCAATTCTCTTATAGGAATAAAAGGAGAAGATCTGGTAATTGAGAAGCTTGAAGAGCTGACAGGATTACCTATTCAATACTACGTTACATTAAATTTCAAAGGATTCAGAAATATTATCGATACTCTCGATGGTGTAGAGATTGATGTACCTTTTAACATGGATTATGATGATGCTGAACAGAATCTTCATATACACTTGAAAAAGGGGAAACAACTGCTTGACGGAAAGAAGGCGGAGCAATATGTAAGATACAGAAAAGGAAATAGAACCAGAGAAGGATATGCCTTTGGCGATCTTGGGAGAATAAAAGCACAACAGCAATTCATAAGAGCTATAGTCGAACAGAAACTGAAGATAAAATACCTTTCGAAGGCTGACGAAATCTTTTTTATACTAAAAAGCCATATGACTACAAATATAGAGATAGGTGATATTAACTTTTATTTGGATGATATTATGGAGAAAAAAGTTCAACGTATCGAAGCCTATTCACTTCCGGGGCATTCTTCCTATATCAAAAACATATGGTATTTTATCCATGATGAGAGAGAGACAAGAAAACTTATCAATGAAAAATTTTTAAAATAA
- a CDS encoding LL-diaminopimelate aminotransferase, translating into MALINENYLKLPGSYLFAEIGRRVTKFKNENPDANVIRLGIGDVTKPLPQAVIEAMHKAVDEMANEATFRGYGPEQGYDFLIEKIIKNDYVPRGINLSVDEVFVSDGAKSDCGNIQEIFGLDNVIAVTDPVYPVYVDSNVMAGRTGELGDDGKWSRITYIQCTAENNFVPELPKSRPDMIYLCFPNNPTGMTLSKQELKKWVDYAKENKSIILYDSAYEAYIQEKDVPHSIYEIEGAKEVAIEFRSFSKTAGFTGTRCAYTIVPKEVVAFTSKGEAIQLNKLWNRRQTTKFNGVPYIIQKGAEAVYSEEGQKQIKSMVEYYMTNAGIIREGIESLGLQVFGGVNAPYIWLKTPNGIDSWAFFDKLLNEANIVGTPGVGFGPSGQGYFRLTAFGNRENTIEAVNRFKTRLKL; encoded by the coding sequence ATGGCACTTATTAATGAGAATTATTTAAAGCTTCCCGGAAGTTATCTCTTTGCAGAAATAGGAAGAAGGGTTACAAAATTCAAGAATGAAAACCCTGATGCTAATGTAATAAGATTGGGAATCGGTGATGTTACGAAGCCGCTACCGCAGGCAGTTATAGAAGCAATGCACAAGGCAGTGGATGAGATGGCTAATGAAGCTACATTTAGGGGATATGGACCTGAACAGGGCTATGATTTCTTGATTGAAAAGATTATTAAAAATGACTACGTTCCAAGAGGAATAAACTTGAGTGTAGACGAAGTCTTTGTGAGTGACGGAGCAAAAAGTGATTGTGGGAATATACAAGAGATATTTGGTCTGGATAATGTCATAGCAGTTACCGATCCAGTATATCCTGTCTACGTCGACAGTAATGTAATGGCAGGCAGGACTGGTGAACTCGGAGATGACGGTAAATGGAGCAGAATAACCTATATTCAATGTACAGCAGAGAATAATTTTGTTCCTGAACTTCCTAAAAGCAGACCGGATATGATATACCTATGTTTTCCTAACAATCCGACAGGGATGACTTTATCAAAGCAAGAGCTAAAAAAATGGGTTGATTATGCAAAAGAGAATAAATCCATAATTCTTTACGATTCTGCTTATGAAGCATATATACAAGAGAAGGATGTTCCGCATAGCATATATGAAATAGAAGGAGCAAAAGAAGTTGCGATAGAATTCAGGAGCTTTTCCAAGACTGCCGGATTTACAGGAACCAGATGTGCATATACAATTGTTCCTAAAGAGGTTGTCGCATTCACTTCCAAAGGAGAAGCAATACAGCTTAACAAGCTTTGGAACAGAAGACAGACGACAAAATTCAATGGTGTGCCTTATATTATACAAAAAGGTGCTGAAGCTGTTTACTCTGAAGAAGGACAAAAGCAAATTAAATCTATGGTTGAATATTATATGACTAATGCAGGGATAATCAGGGAAGGTATCGAGAGCTTGGGATTACAGGTTTTTGGAGGAGTAAACGCACCGTATATATGGCTTAAAACTCCAAACGGAATTGACTCATGGGCATTCTTTGATAAACTTTTAAATGAAGCCAATATTGTTGGTACACCTGGTGTAGGTTTTGGCCCTAGTGGACAGGGGTATTTCAGGCTTACTGCATTTGGCAATAGAGAAAATACTATAGAAGCTGTGAACAGATTTAAAACAAGATTGAAGCTTTAA
- a CDS encoding GtrA family protein — translation MLKNFILEKFRSSEYFRDFLNKEAVIQFIRYIISGISAFTVEYLFFRLLLDTFNIQKFISNSAAMLVGFWFSFLLNRFWSFGSKTGFMKQLSLYSILFLINLVISNLLMLVFSDILHITPSISKAVIMGMVAVWNFVIFKKIIYKK, via the coding sequence ATGCTTAAGAATTTTATTCTTGAAAAGTTTAGATCCAGTGAATATTTTAGAGATTTTTTAAATAAAGAAGCGGTCATACAGTTTATAAGATATATTATTTCCGGTATATCTGCCTTTACAGTTGAATATCTGTTTTTCCGCCTGCTTTTGGATACCTTTAATATACAGAAGTTTATTTCAAATTCCGCTGCAATGCTTGTAGGTTTCTGGTTCAGTTTTCTTCTGAACAGATTCTGGTCATTTGGTTCTAAGACTGGCTTTATGAAACAGCTTTCATTATACAGTATTTTATTTTTAATAAATTTAGTCATTTCAAATCTCTTAATGCTTGTATTCTCAGATATACTGCACATAACCCCATCCATATCGAAAGCAGTTATCATGGGTATGGTTGCAGTATGGAATTTTGTAATATTTAAAAAAATAATATATAAAAAATAA
- the dapF gene encoding diaminopimelate epimerase: protein MKFTKMQGLGNDYIYVNCFEQTVENPSEVAKFVSDRHFGIGSDGLVLILPSKIADFRMRMFNSDGSEAEMCGNAIRCVGKFVYDNGLSKKKTINIETLAGIKILDLTVENEKVVLVKVDMGEPILKPNDIPVKSEKDMFVSESVSINGEEYKVTCVSMGNPHAVTYVEDVLKFPLEAVGPKMETHELYPRKINAEFVQIIDQDNLKMRVWERGAGETLACGTGACAVLVASVLNGISNRKATVKLLGGDLVIEWNEKDNHVYMTGPAVKVFDGEIEI from the coding sequence ATGAAGTTTACAAAAATGCAAGGTCTGGGCAATGATTACATTTATGTAAATTGCTTTGAGCAGACTGTGGAAAATCCTTCAGAGGTAGCAAAATTTGTCAGCGACAGGCATTTTGGAATAGGTTCTGATGGGCTGGTACTGATTTTACCATCAAAAATTGCAGACTTTAGGATGAGAATGTTCAACTCTGATGGCTCTGAAGCTGAGATGTGCGGTAATGCAATAAGGTGTGTAGGTAAATTCGTCTACGATAATGGCTTGTCTAAAAAGAAAACTATAAACATCGAAACTCTGGCAGGTATAAAAATACTCGATCTGACGGTTGAGAATGAAAAAGTTGTACTTGTAAAGGTTGATATGGGAGAGCCCATATTAAAACCTAATGATATACCGGTAAAAAGTGAAAAGGATATGTTTGTTTCCGAGTCTGTAAGTATAAATGGGGAAGAGTACAAAGTCACATGTGTATCAATGGGTAATCCTCACGCTGTTACCTATGTAGAAGATGTTCTGAAATTTCCCTTGGAAGCTGTCGGGCCAAAAATGGAAACCCATGAATTATATCCAAGAAAAATAAATGCAGAATTTGTTCAGATAATAGATCAGGACAACTTGAAAATGAGAGTTTGGGAAAGAGGAGCAGGTGAAACCCTGGCTTGTGGGACTGGAGCGTGCGCAGTACTGGTTGCGTCCGTGCTTAATGGCATAAGTAATAGAAAGGCTACAGTTAAACTGCTCGGAGGAGATCTCGTTATTGAATGGAACGAAAAGGATAATCATGTCTACATGACTGGGCCGGCAGTAAAGGTATTTGATGGCGAAATAGAAATATGA
- a CDS encoding adenylosuccinate synthase, translating to MATRVVIGTQWGDEGKGKYIDMLAGNSDIVVRFSGGNNAGHTIVADGVKYALHLIPSGILHKGKTCIIGNGVVIDPAVLIKEMKGLNEKGVSTDNLFISDRAHVIMPYHKELDELQENFRGSNSLGTTKRGIGPAYADKTERSGIRMCDLIDEELFAEKVKTNLQVKNLIIEKVYGGKVFDADQIIAEYTEYAKILKKHVTDANALLFDAMESGKNILFEGAQATFLDLDFGTYPFVTSSNPVAGGVCTGAGIGPVYIDEVYGVLKAYTSRVGAGPFPTEQDNEIGNTIRELGWEYGTTTGRPRRCGWLDTVMIRYAAKVNGLTGLAINHVDTIGKLDKIKLCVAYKKDGQVINHFPASLKELAKCEPIYEEFDSWNTDISNAKSYNELPENAKKYLSRIEELVGVKVKLIGVGKDREQTIVV from the coding sequence ATGGCTACAAGAGTAGTAATAGGTACCCAATGGGGGGATGAAGGGAAAGGGAAATATATCGATATGCTTGCCGGCAATTCCGATATAGTAGTCCGTTTTTCAGGAGGAAATAATGCCGGTCATACTATTGTTGCAGATGGAGTAAAATATGCGCTGCATTTAATCCCTTCAGGGATTCTCCACAAGGGTAAAACGTGCATAATCGGTAATGGTGTGGTTATCGACCCTGCCGTTCTTATAAAGGAAATGAAAGGTTTAAATGAAAAGGGTGTATCCACAGATAATTTGTTTATAAGCGACAGGGCACATGTTATAATGCCGTATCATAAGGAATTGGACGAGTTACAGGAGAATTTCAGGGGCAGTAATTCATTAGGTACGACCAAGAGGGGTATCGGTCCTGCATACGCAGATAAGACAGAGCGCTCAGGCATAAGAATGTGTGACTTGATTGATGAGGAATTGTTTGCAGAGAAAGTGAAAACTAACCTGCAAGTTAAGAATCTGATAATAGAAAAGGTCTATGGCGGAAAAGTGTTTGATGCAGATCAAATAATAGCAGAATACACCGAATACGCAAAAATACTGAAAAAGCATGTAACTGACGCAAATGCATTACTTTTCGATGCTATGGAATCCGGTAAAAATATTCTTTTTGAGGGAGCTCAAGCAACTTTCCTTGACCTGGATTTTGGAACGTATCCTTTTGTTACCTCTTCAAACCCTGTAGCGGGAGGCGTTTGTACCGGTGCAGGTATAGGGCCAGTTTACATTGATGAAGTGTATGGTGTGCTAAAAGCTTATACATCAAGAGTAGGAGCAGGACCATTCCCTACAGAGCAGGATAATGAAATCGGTAATACAATAAGAGAACTGGGATGGGAATATGGAACAACGACAGGAAGACCAAGGCGTTGTGGATGGCTTGATACTGTAATGATAAGGTATGCAGCAAAGGTTAACGGGCTTACAGGACTTGCAATAAACCATGTTGATACAATAGGAAAGCTTGATAAAATAAAGCTTTGTGTAGCATATAAAAAAGACGGGCAGGTAATTAACCATTTTCCTGCAAGCTTGAAGGAGCTTGCTAAGTGTGAGCCTATTTATGAGGAATTTGACAGTTGGAATACTGACATCTCAAACGCAAAGAGTTACAATGAACTTCCTGAAAATGCCAAAAAGTATCTTTCCAGAATAGAAGAACTTGTTGGCGTAAAAGTCAAGCTTATTGGTGTGGGAAAAGACAGAGAACAAACTATTGTAGTATGA
- a CDS encoding metal-dependent hydrolase, translated as MDPVTHAVLGLSLSKFSGNGIDLSNPVVAGIVIGSVFPDIDIVLQKWGDYVYLKNHRGITHSVLGTLIASVVIAFALGGIYGSVNVFGIFICTFAGCMSHTLIDILNSYGAKLMWPFSNKKFSLSLLIIFDPVMFVLLLLYVFSNGSWQNTSILIMSIYMLLRILMRLAVRLELISKFGEECGKISILPSMTGLFRWHFIVETEEYNLIGEKNLLNKRITLIHRLKKIQDVKLDRILLSPIGKFFLEFTPLYHIACEKAGDVRRYIFIDMRYCIKSRFLHHGILEVDERDRFVKSSFNPYSMNRANSMPLQ; from the coding sequence ATGGACCCGGTCACTCATGCTGTTTTAGGCCTATCATTGTCAAAATTCTCAGGTAACGGTATCGATTTATCAAATCCGGTAGTAGCAGGGATTGTTATAGGTTCAGTATTTCCGGACATAGATATTGTATTGCAAAAATGGGGGGATTATGTTTACCTGAAAAATCATAGAGGGATTACTCATTCTGTTTTAGGTACGCTCATTGCATCGGTAGTGATTGCATTTGCTTTGGGAGGCATATACGGTAGTGTAAACGTATTTGGTATATTTATTTGTACTTTTGCCGGGTGTATGTCACACACATTGATTGATATATTGAATTCATATGGTGCTAAATTAATGTGGCCCTTCAGTAATAAAAAATTTTCGCTTAGTCTCCTGATAATTTTCGACCCCGTTATGTTTGTATTGTTGTTGCTATATGTTTTTAGTAATGGAAGCTGGCAAAATACATCCATATTGATTATGAGCATTTATATGCTATTACGGATTCTAATGCGTCTTGCAGTTAGATTGGAGCTAATAAGCAAGTTTGGTGAAGAATGTGGGAAAATCAGCATACTCCCTTCTATGACAGGCCTGTTCAGGTGGCATTTTATTGTTGAAACCGAAGAATACAATTTGATAGGCGAAAAGAATCTATTAAATAAAAGAATAACTCTTATTCACAGATTAAAAAAAATACAGGATGTTAAGCTTGATAGAATTTTACTTTCTCCGATTGGCAAGTTCTTTTTGGAATTTACACCGCTATACCATATTGCGTGTGAAAAAGCGGGTGATGTCAGAAGATATATTTTCATAGATATGAGATATTGTATAAAGAGTAGGTTTCTTCATCATGGTATACTTGAGGTCGACGAGAGAGACAGGTTTGTAAAATCCAGCTTTAACCCATACTCTATGAATAGAGCAAACTCTATGCCACTGCAATAA